In Persicimonas caeni, a single window of DNA contains:
- a CDS encoding bpX6 domain-containing protein produces MSELRPRAVAHRGVIRARGFVLDPALIGEATCRRRILDAWQTGARLFRVEGRYVLLLEESVRLRGEAAIGEPLICRDGLWLTAPLTDSEIEALDVAEGALVWIEAGRARSAMFGDEMSVEPAEWIELDGFELVEPSGFVPEEPPVEALPEAVERAARGIFADFVPPVDARAEEVQRALRRAAKGESTGRETSLAKLGEGAGAVLRATGLAVRTTLKFLFFPWMLMFTGGEGYLEPAGVRRPTPTKEKHRSGGLERWFRQLAARLLNMTQLSRLVGRKQAKYMQEMVEMFRRGDLDEALKHAIPLDADLDVKDLGPTLWSPSPRENLELGLQKNRVSSALFTAVTFFEDLQEIYSQAFEELERRGEIEKAAFVLLELLDMPYEAVSFLETHERFELAAKIAEGRELSGGMVVRLWFLAGDVERALLVARRTGAFAGAVSHLEQSDPDKAKQLRLFWADHLASAGDFGGAVSVIWPVEEARHIACEWLDRGIDVGGALAARMYVWKASLLPGEFDSFRKEVFALLDDTSNARAHERRALVDALRTTHDHNAVLDVLRRKAARMMVAEELRAPGSFGPEEIEAMAGSIDEFMLYEDVRRVDFRPVTRREPVSVQIAAEDCGAVHIHDAARLPDGRLLVALGDAGMRVVSLDGRTIARFDQPSDALVISDSGDRAIAIKRLDGRRVRLTRVDLVELWASHWCYADISRWADSYDGSIWFVARVDTFIGVDAMADDFSALWRVAEVGGWVSSMQRSEEHLSFVLQNCEVWNYELPSLMLRERAEVGVPEDEHGLNRYVDADGQTMTVRQAVFARGQVCRAYHEVRGEHLPEESHCPLHVEFGDVHRQRVSWELGTGFDAARAEVHGERVALLLHGDDDVRLMLLSTEREEPQLTVQLDGASYPYVFPGVRFDGQWLTLWDERGRLLNFDAQTLRLDCDLRLS; encoded by the coding sequence GTGAGCGAGCTTCGTCCCAGAGCGGTCGCCCATCGTGGCGTGATTCGAGCGCGCGGATTCGTGCTCGATCCGGCATTGATCGGCGAGGCGACCTGCCGTCGGCGCATCCTCGACGCGTGGCAGACTGGGGCGCGGCTCTTTCGGGTCGAGGGGCGCTACGTGTTGCTGCTCGAGGAGAGTGTGCGGCTTCGGGGCGAGGCTGCGATCGGCGAGCCGCTGATCTGCCGCGATGGGCTTTGGCTCACCGCGCCTCTTACCGACTCGGAGATCGAGGCGCTCGACGTAGCTGAAGGCGCGCTCGTGTGGATCGAGGCGGGGCGCGCTCGCTCGGCTATGTTCGGCGATGAGATGAGCGTCGAGCCGGCCGAGTGGATCGAGCTCGACGGCTTCGAGCTCGTCGAGCCCAGCGGCTTCGTGCCCGAGGAGCCGCCGGTGGAGGCGTTGCCGGAGGCGGTCGAGCGTGCGGCGAGGGGGATTTTTGCCGATTTCGTCCCCCCGGTCGACGCGCGCGCCGAGGAGGTTCAGCGCGCGTTGCGTCGAGCCGCCAAGGGCGAGTCGACGGGACGTGAAACTTCATTGGCGAAGTTGGGCGAGGGCGCAGGGGCGGTCTTGCGGGCCACCGGGCTCGCCGTGCGCACTACGCTCAAATTCTTGTTCTTCCCTTGGATGCTCATGTTCACCGGCGGCGAAGGCTACTTGGAGCCCGCCGGCGTTCGGCGGCCAACGCCAACGAAAGAAAAACACCGCTCGGGCGGCCTCGAGCGCTGGTTTCGCCAGCTCGCCGCGCGTCTGCTCAACATGACGCAGCTCTCGCGGCTCGTGGGGCGAAAGCAGGCCAAATACATGCAAGAGATGGTCGAGATGTTCCGGCGAGGCGACCTCGACGAGGCGCTCAAGCATGCGATTCCGCTCGACGCCGACCTCGACGTCAAAGACCTCGGGCCCACGCTATGGTCGCCCTCGCCGCGCGAGAACCTCGAGCTCGGGCTGCAAAAGAACCGGGTTAGCTCGGCGTTGTTCACCGCCGTCACGTTCTTCGAAGACCTGCAGGAGATCTACAGCCAGGCGTTCGAGGAGCTCGAGCGGCGCGGCGAGATCGAAAAGGCGGCGTTCGTGCTGCTCGAGCTGCTCGATATGCCCTACGAGGCGGTCAGCTTTTTGGAGACCCACGAGCGCTTCGAGCTGGCGGCAAAGATCGCCGAGGGGCGCGAGCTGTCGGGCGGCATGGTCGTCAGGCTGTGGTTTTTGGCCGGTGATGTCGAGCGCGCGCTGTTGGTTGCCCGGCGAACGGGCGCGTTCGCAGGTGCTGTGTCGCACTTGGAGCAAAGCGACCCCGACAAGGCGAAGCAGTTGCGGCTCTTTTGGGCCGACCACCTGGCCAGCGCGGGTGACTTTGGCGGGGCCGTCTCGGTGATCTGGCCGGTCGAGGAGGCGCGGCATATCGCCTGCGAGTGGCTCGATCGTGGCATCGACGTTGGCGGTGCGCTCGCCGCGCGCATGTATGTGTGGAAGGCGTCCCTGTTGCCCGGCGAGTTCGACTCCTTCCGCAAGGAGGTCTTCGCACTTCTCGACGACACCTCCAATGCCCGCGCCCACGAGCGGCGCGCGCTGGTCGACGCGCTGCGCACGACCCACGACCACAACGCCGTGCTCGACGTGCTGCGGCGAAAGGCTGCGCGGATGATGGTCGCCGAAGAGCTGCGCGCGCCGGGGAGCTTCGGGCCCGAGGAGATCGAGGCGATGGCGGGCTCGATCGACGAGTTTATGCTCTACGAGGACGTGCGCCGGGTCGATTTCCGGCCGGTCACGCGCCGAGAGCCGGTGTCGGTGCAGATCGCGGCCGAAGATTGCGGCGCGGTGCATATCCACGACGCGGCGAGGTTGCCCGACGGGCGGCTTCTGGTGGCTTTGGGTGATGCAGGCATGCGGGTGGTGTCGCTCGACGGGCGAACGATCGCCCGGTTCGACCAGCCGTCGGACGCGCTCGTCATTTCAGACAGCGGCGATCGCGCCATCGCAATCAAGCGTCTAGACGGGCGCCGAGTTCGGCTCACCCGTGTCGACCTGGTCGAGCTGTGGGCTTCGCATTGGTGCTACGCAGATATCTCCCGTTGGGCGGACTCCTACGACGGCTCGATCTGGTTTGTCGCCCGCGTCGATACGTTCATCGGCGTCGACGCGATGGCCGACGACTTTAGCGCCCTGTGGCGGGTGGCCGAGGTCGGCGGCTGGGTGAGCTCGATGCAGCGAAGCGAGGAGCACCTGAGCTTCGTCCTCCAGAATTGCGAGGTGTGGAATTACGAGTTGCCGTCGCTCATGCTGCGCGAGCGCGCGGAGGTCGGGGTGCCGGAAGACGAGCACGGCCTCAACCGGTATGTCGACGCTGACGGTCAGACGATGACCGTTCGTCAGGCGGTGTTTGCGCGGGGCCAAGTGTGCAGGGCTTATCATGAGGTTCGCGGAGAGCATCTGCCCGAGGAGTCGCATTGTCCGCTCCACGTCGAGTTCGGCGATGTGCACCGCCAGCGTGTGAGCTGGGAGCTCGGGACCGGTTTCGATGCGGCGCGGGCGGAGGTGCACGGAGAACGCGTGGCGTTGCTGTTGCACGGCGACGACGATGTCCGGCTGATGCTGCTGAGCACCGAGCGCGAGGAGCCGCAGCTCACTGTTCAGCTCGACGGCGCATCTTACCCGTATGTCTTTCCGGGCGTTCGCTTCGACGGGCAGTGGTTGACGCTTTGGGACGAGCGGGGGCGCCTGCTCAACTTCGACGCCCAGACGCTGCGTCTCGACTGCGATCTGCGCCTCTCCTGA
- a CDS encoding bpX5 domain-containing protein, giving the protein MGFADVAAALAERLVGLSRQDRPRFDALEAAACDGLLIVVAQTEWLPWVDGLHYLGREPAAPRLLVPTALEPDVPLDLLERAVVAHHGEGRFAICARPSRIISLRKLAPIDVEKLQTWAERGAL; this is encoded by the coding sequence GTGGGCTTTGCCGACGTGGCGGCCGCCCTCGCCGAGCGGCTCGTGGGCCTGAGCCGACAAGATCGGCCGCGCTTCGACGCGCTCGAGGCGGCTGCCTGCGACGGGCTTTTGATTGTCGTCGCCCAGACCGAGTGGCTGCCGTGGGTCGATGGACTTCATTACCTGGGCCGCGAGCCGGCGGCGCCGAGGCTGTTGGTCCCGACCGCGCTCGAGCCCGACGTGCCCCTCGACCTGCTGGAGCGCGCGGTCGTGGCTCACCACGGCGAGGGGCGGTTCGCCATCTGCGCCCGCCCCTCGCGCATCATTTCGCTGCGTAAGTTGGCCCCGATCGACGTCGAGAAGCTCCAAACGTGGGCCGAGCGAGGTGCGCTGTGA
- the uvrB gene encoding excinuclease ABC subunit UvrB — MSDRFKLVSEYEPKGDQPNAIAELAGGLNEGLKHQTLLGATGTGKTFAIANVIEQVNRPTLVMAPNKTLAAQLYNEFKELFPHNAVEYFVSYYDYYQPEAYIPSTDTFIEKDSSINDAIDRMRHSATRSLFDRNDVIIVASVSCIYGLGSSEAYHGMLLFLEQGQEARRKDVLAKLIDIQYDRNDYDFFRGKFRVRGDVVEVFPAYEEDEAIRIEFFGDEIEAIYRIDPFRGKRLEKLDKIAIYPNSHYVIPPDRKKSAIDSIKDELKEHLEKLISQGKLLEAQRLEQRTQFDIEMLITMGFCNGIENYSRHMSGRRPGQAPPCLIDYFPQDFLMVVDESHVTVPQIGGMYRGDRARKTTLIEHGFRLPSAMDNRPLKFEEWEDKINQIIYVSATPGDYELEKCQGVVTEQIIRPTGLIDPQVEMRPALEQVDDVYGEVRKRIDANERVLITTLTKRMSEDLTEYLRELGVKVRYLHSDIDTIERMNIIRDLRRGEFDVLVGINLLREGLDIPEVSLVAILDADKEGFLRSTRSLIQTIGRAARNSKGQVILYADKVTDSIEAAVDETNRRREIQMAHNEEHGITPQTIKKKIADIEQHVPGAPDEVAAGTKTADEATKFDFDNVEALNSTERMEAKIEELREEMKAAAADLRFEDAADLRDKVRELESRLLGVNVA, encoded by the coding sequence ATGAGCGATCGTTTCAAATTGGTATCGGAGTACGAGCCCAAGGGCGACCAGCCCAATGCCATCGCCGAGTTGGCCGGTGGCCTCAATGAGGGCTTGAAGCATCAGACGTTGCTGGGGGCGACCGGCACGGGCAAGACCTTCGCGATCGCCAACGTGATCGAGCAGGTCAACCGGCCCACGCTCGTGATGGCGCCCAACAAGACGCTGGCGGCGCAGCTCTACAACGAGTTCAAGGAGCTGTTTCCGCACAACGCCGTCGAGTATTTCGTCTCGTATTACGACTACTACCAGCCCGAGGCGTATATCCCGTCGACGGACACCTTCATCGAGAAGGACTCGTCGATCAACGATGCCATCGACCGGATGCGCCACTCGGCCACGCGCAGCCTCTTCGACCGCAACGACGTGATCATCGTCGCCTCGGTGTCGTGCATCTACGGCCTGGGCTCGTCGGAGGCGTACCACGGCATGCTCCTGTTCCTGGAACAGGGCCAGGAGGCGCGCCGCAAGGACGTGCTCGCCAAGCTCATCGACATCCAATACGACCGCAACGACTACGACTTCTTTCGCGGGAAGTTCCGCGTGCGCGGCGACGTCGTCGAGGTCTTCCCGGCCTACGAGGAGGATGAGGCGATTCGCATCGAGTTTTTCGGCGACGAGATCGAGGCGATCTACCGGATCGACCCGTTTCGCGGCAAACGCTTGGAGAAGCTCGACAAGATCGCCATCTACCCGAACAGCCACTATGTGATCCCGCCCGATCGCAAAAAGAGCGCGATCGACTCGATCAAAGACGAGCTCAAAGAGCACCTCGAGAAGCTCATCAGCCAGGGCAAGTTGTTGGAGGCGCAGCGCCTCGAGCAGCGCACCCAATTCGACATCGAGATGCTGATTACGATGGGCTTTTGCAACGGCATCGAGAACTACTCGCGGCATATGTCGGGCCGGCGCCCCGGCCAGGCGCCGCCGTGCCTGATCGACTACTTCCCCCAAGACTTTTTGATGGTCGTCGACGAGTCGCACGTGACCGTGCCCCAGATCGGCGGCATGTACCGCGGCGACCGCGCCCGCAAAACCACGCTCATCGAGCACGGCTTCCGGCTGCCCAGCGCCATGGACAACCGCCCGCTCAAGTTCGAGGAGTGGGAGGACAAGATCAACCAGATCATCTACGTGTCGGCGACCCCGGGCGACTACGAGCTGGAGAAATGCCAGGGCGTGGTCACCGAGCAGATCATTCGCCCGACCGGTCTGATCGACCCGCAGGTCGAGATGCGCCCCGCCCTCGAGCAGGTCGACGACGTGTACGGCGAGGTTCGCAAGCGCATCGACGCCAACGAGCGGGTGCTCATCACCACGCTGACCAAGCGCATGTCGGAAGACTTGACCGAGTACTTGCGCGAATTGGGCGTCAAAGTGCGCTACCTGCACAGCGACATCGACACCATCGAGCGCATGAATATCATCCGCGACCTGCGCCGAGGCGAGTTCGACGTGCTCGTGGGCATCAACCTGTTGCGCGAGGGCCTCGACATCCCCGAGGTGAGCCTGGTGGCCATCTTGGACGCCGACAAGGAGGGCTTCTTGCGCAGCACGCGCAGCCTCATCCAGACGATCGGGCGCGCCGCGCGTAACTCCAAGGGCCAGGTCATCTTGTACGCCGACAAGGTCACCGACAGCATCGAGGCGGCGGTCGACGAGACCAACCGCCGCCGCGAGATCCAGATGGCTCACAACGAAGAGCACGGCATCACGCCGCAGACGATCAAAAAGAAGATCGCCGACATCGAGCAGCACGTGCCCGGCGCGCCCGACGAGGTCGCCGCCGGCACCAAGACCGCCGACGAGGCGACCAAATTCGACTTCGACAACGTCGAGGCGCTCAACTCCACCGAGCGCATGGAGGCGAAGATCGAGGAGTTGCGCGAGGAGATGAAGGCGGCGGCGGCCGACTTGCGCTTCGAGGATGCGGCGGACCTGCGCGACAAGGTGCGTGAGCTGGAGAGTCGGCTGTTGGGTGTGAACGTGGCGTAG
- a CDS encoding AAA family ATPase, producing the protein MAEISQAAASIQRAREVASRGLVEREHVVEMIALAAVAGEHVLIIGPPGTAKSEAARRMAQALGGSYFEYLLGRFTEPSEIFGPVDLRRLRDGVVETETSGMLPEADLAFLDEVFQGSTAILNTLLGLLNERTFRRGHTRIACPLRVCIAASNALPSDESLAAFADRFLVQIFVEPVGSSRLEELLTAGWKLEGGSPDAVSSLADIDRLAGAARRADLSQVRPQLAEAVRLLRAADIELSDRRVVRAQRLIAAAAVLDGRQTPDARDLWPLVFAVPSAEQQDRARELLRDILERSQNEALRAAAEDAAAGPAARAARLTAACHELLEREPATSDESWRLEAEALAREIDASIAPDQLPEPLREARAGLVRRLESPTTDPANDAVSPDMETEA; encoded by the coding sequence ATGGCAGAGATTTCCCAAGCGGCCGCGTCGATCCAACGAGCGCGCGAGGTGGCCAGCCGTGGCCTGGTCGAACGTGAGCACGTCGTCGAGATGATCGCGCTGGCTGCGGTGGCCGGCGAGCACGTGCTGATCATCGGTCCCCCCGGCACCGCCAAGAGTGAGGCGGCGCGGCGTATGGCCCAGGCGCTGGGGGGGTCGTATTTCGAGTACTTGCTGGGGCGGTTTACCGAGCCGAGCGAGATCTTCGGCCCGGTCGACCTGCGCCGGCTTCGCGACGGCGTGGTCGAGACCGAGACGAGCGGCATGCTCCCCGAGGCCGACCTGGCGTTTTTGGACGAGGTGTTCCAGGGCTCGACGGCCATCCTGAACACCCTGCTCGGGCTCCTCAACGAGCGCACGTTTCGCCGCGGTCACACCCGGATCGCGTGTCCCCTGCGTGTGTGCATCGCCGCGTCGAACGCGCTGCCGAGTGACGAGTCGCTGGCAGCCTTCGCCGACCGGTTTCTGGTGCAGATTTTCGTCGAGCCTGTGGGGTCGAGTCGCCTCGAAGAGCTGCTGACGGCGGGGTGGAAGCTCGAAGGGGGTTCACCCGACGCGGTGAGCTCGCTGGCCGACATTGACCGACTGGCTGGAGCCGCGCGCCGCGCAGATCTGAGCCAGGTGCGCCCGCAGCTCGCCGAGGCCGTACGCCTGCTACGCGCGGCGGATATCGAGCTGAGCGATCGGCGTGTGGTGCGCGCCCAGCGCCTGATCGCGGCCGCGGCCGTGCTCGATGGGCGCCAGACGCCCGACGCGCGCGATCTGTGGCCGTTGGTGTTTGCGGTGCCCTCGGCCGAGCAGCAAGACCGGGCGCGCGAGCTGTTGCGCGACATCCTCGAGCGCAGCCAAAACGAGGCGTTGCGCGCCGCCGCCGAGGACGCCGCGGCCGGCCCGGCAGCACGCGCTGCGAGACTGACGGCTGCCTGCCACGAGCTGCTCGAGCGCGAACCTGCGACCTCCGACGAGTCATGGCGGCTCGAGGCCGAGGCGCTGGCGCGCGAGATCGACGCGAGCATCGCCCCCGACCAGCTTCCCGAGCCGCTGCGTGAGGCCCGTGCCGGCCTCGTGCGCAGGCTCGAATCCCCCACAACCGACCCAGCGAATGACGCAGTTTCGCCCGACATGGAGACCGAGGCTTGA
- a CDS encoding putative metal-binding motif-containing protein, with amino-acid sequence MSRHWTVLIAALVVCSLAGCSDDANDQISCDSDELYDHVNDECVPRGTLSESDADSSDAADAGDITETPDTDETDDTGADVEPDVTEEDVSGDVEADVDLDECDKDRDGALAESCGGYDCDDNDPARSPYYNEFCDTVDNNCSGVVNDNITCTFYAHAGPELYEIDPFAKTATSLGAVQFQNDDLYLQDMDTHPDGTLFGITRDGVYRFDQWADGWVFQGDFGMDVGDPNGLAIDSTGTAFITSQDKVYSADLRTGRATLLGTTGSFYSSGDCVVNKRDTLFLTSKEEGQSDKLVQVSRQSGQGTAVGEIGYDSVFALTAAWGTLYGLTNDGELIEIDQHTGAGTLVHTFSGIGFWGAASTPNR; translated from the coding sequence ATGTCTCGACATTGGACTGTTTTGATCGCGGCGCTCGTCGTCTGCAGCCTCGCAGGCTGCTCGGACGATGCGAATGACCAGATCTCCTGCGATAGCGACGAACTCTACGACCACGTCAACGATGAGTGCGTGCCTCGCGGCACCCTGAGCGAGTCGGACGCCGACTCGAGCGACGCGGCCGACGCCGGCGACATCACGGAGACGCCGGACACCGACGAGACCGACGACACAGGCGCGGACGTCGAGCCGGACGTCACCGAAGAAGACGTGAGTGGGGATGTGGAGGCCGACGTCGACCTCGACGAGTGCGACAAAGACCGCGACGGAGCCCTCGCCGAATCGTGCGGCGGCTACGACTGTGACGACAACGACCCGGCGCGCTCGCCGTACTACAACGAGTTTTGCGACACGGTCGACAACAACTGCTCGGGCGTGGTCAACGACAACATCACGTGCACCTTCTACGCGCACGCCGGCCCCGAGCTCTACGAGATCGACCCGTTCGCCAAGACGGCCACCTCGCTGGGCGCCGTTCAGTTCCAAAACGACGATCTCTACCTGCAGGACATGGACACCCACCCGGACGGCACGCTGTTCGGCATCACCCGAGACGGCGTCTACCGCTTCGACCAGTGGGCTGATGGCTGGGTCTTCCAGGGCGACTTCGGCATGGACGTGGGCGACCCGAACGGGCTGGCGATCGACTCGACGGGCACCGCCTTCATCACCTCCCAGGACAAGGTGTACTCGGCCGACCTGCGCACCGGGCGGGCGACGCTCCTGGGGACGACCGGAAGCTTCTACTCGAGCGGCGACTGCGTGGTGAACAAGCGCGACACGCTCTTTCTGACCTCCAAAGAAGAAGGCCAGTCCGACAAGCTCGTGCAGGTCTCGCGCCAGAGCGGCCAGGGCACCGCCGTCGGCGAGATCGGCTACGACAGCGTCTTCGCGCTGACCGCCGCCTGGGGCACCCTGTACGGGCTGACCAACGACGGCGAGCTCATCGAGATCGACCAGCACACCGGCGCAGGCACCTTGGTGCACACGTTCTCGGGGATCGGGTTCTGGGGTGCGGCGAGTACGCCGAACAGGTAG
- a CDS encoding ATP-binding protein — translation MRPLAIGPERLKPALAKAQEVVTSYFARPQFDPEHGRIEVAGERYVLMRAASLSVEFFDVMRNLYRDEGETKAFAIAHGVLFDVAHAQGRADARAFCDRFDLDDPIERFVAGPVHFAQSGWASVELIEEHVEPDDPTNYLIFDHHHSFEADAWLEARGGTTVPVCTMNSGYSSGWVSESVGTNLLTTEILCRARGDECCRFVMAAPDVIEERIERYLEDEPKIAERSSTYRVPGFFVRKRIEEELREREAQYRGVFEAATDALLIVAPSGKIIGVNEAAEQLFRKRRDEIDGTDVADLLPLRSDYETITKVVSAGDSFQSELEIEINGEQCHVEVRGSSYKFKHNHHVLLSVRDITHQKQMQEQLYRADRLASLGTMAAGVAHEINNPLSFIISNLEVILWDLDNDEEPDLEDVRDAVRRAKKGAERVERTVRDLTNFSHGGLDDSVEPVNVKRMLDLAAQMVEKTIKHKGGELIKDYANTPPVLANEARLNQVFVNLLLNAAQALPERAEPDTNRVEISTRVDDQKRVVVSVHDTGSGIPDKIRDRIFDPFFTTKPVDQGTGIGLAICHEIVQAIGGEISLESEVGEGTTFEVALPTQAQFAASVRDM, via the coding sequence ATGAGACCATTAGCCATCGGACCCGAGCGTCTCAAGCCGGCGCTCGCCAAAGCCCAGGAAGTCGTCACCAGCTACTTTGCTCGGCCCCAGTTCGACCCCGAACACGGCCGTATCGAGGTGGCCGGGGAGCGCTATGTGCTCATGCGCGCCGCCTCCCTGTCGGTCGAGTTTTTCGACGTGATGCGCAACCTGTACCGCGACGAGGGCGAGACGAAGGCCTTCGCCATCGCCCACGGCGTCCTGTTCGACGTGGCCCACGCCCAGGGACGCGCCGATGCGCGCGCCTTCTGCGATCGATTCGACCTGGACGACCCCATCGAGCGCTTCGTCGCCGGCCCCGTCCACTTCGCCCAGAGCGGCTGGGCGTCGGTCGAGCTCATCGAAGAGCATGTCGAGCCCGACGACCCGACCAACTACCTGATCTTCGATCATCACCACTCCTTCGAGGCCGACGCCTGGCTCGAGGCGCGCGGCGGGACCACCGTGCCGGTATGCACGATGAACTCGGGCTACTCGTCGGGTTGGGTCTCCGAGAGCGTGGGAACGAACTTGCTGACCACCGAAATCTTGTGTCGGGCGCGCGGCGACGAATGCTGCCGGTTCGTCATGGCCGCCCCCGACGTCATCGAAGAGCGCATCGAGCGCTATCTGGAAGACGAACCCAAGATCGCCGAGCGCTCGAGCACCTACCGGGTGCCCGGCTTCTTTGTGCGCAAGCGCATCGAGGAGGAGCTTCGCGAGCGCGAGGCGCAGTACCGCGGCGTCTTCGAGGCAGCCACCGACGCCCTGCTCATCGTAGCGCCCAGCGGCAAGATCATCGGGGTCAACGAGGCCGCCGAGCAGCTCTTTCGCAAGCGACGCGACGAAATCGACGGCACCGACGTCGCCGACTTGCTCCCCTTGAGATCCGATTACGAGACCATCACGAAGGTGGTGTCGGCCGGCGATTCTTTCCAGAGCGAACTCGAGATCGAGATCAACGGCGAGCAATGCCACGTCGAGGTGCGCGGCTCATCTTACAAGTTCAAGCACAACCACCACGTGCTCCTGAGCGTGCGCGACATCACGCACCAAAAACAGATGCAGGAGCAGCTCTACCGCGCCGATCGCCTCGCCAGCCTGGGCACCATGGCCGCCGGGGTGGCCCACGAGATCAACAACCCGCTCTCGTTTATCATCAGCAACCTGGAGGTCATCCTCTGGGACCTGGACAACGACGAAGAACCCGACCTCGAGGACGTGCGCGACGCGGTCCGGCGCGCCAAAAAGGGCGCCGAGCGTGTCGAGCGCACGGTTCGCGACCTGACCAACTTCTCGCACGGTGGCCTCGACGACAGCGTCGAGCCGGTCAACGTCAAACGCATGCTCGATCTCGCCGCCCAGATGGTCGAAAAGACGATCAAGCACAAGGGCGGCGAGCTCATCAAAGACTACGCCAACACCCCGCCGGTGCTGGCCAACGAGGCCCGGCTCAACCAGGTCTTCGTCAACCTGCTCCTCAACGCCGCCCAGGCGCTGCCCGAGCGCGCCGAGCCCGACACCAACCGCGTCGAGATCTCCACGCGCGTCGACGACCAAAAGCGCGTCGTCGTCAGCGTACACGACACCGGCTCGGGCATCCCCGACAAGATCCGCGACCGCATCTTCGACCCCTTCTTTACGACCAAGCCCGTCGACCAGGGCACCGGCATCGGCCTGGCGATCTGCCACGAGATCGTCCAGGCCATCGGCGGAGAGATCTCGCTGGAGAGTGAGGTCGGCGAGGGCACCACCTTCGAGGTCGCGCTGCCGACTCAGGCACAATTCGCGGCGTCAGTTCGCGATATGTGA
- a CDS encoding DUF1287 domain-containing protein, whose amino-acid sequence MSYSSHYSLSLLLLAAIALLACDEVRSEPTLGGSASSAGTKASEQTSPASTDLGGSNSRADNKPAPKAPLRPAEADKGVFSELDPKVQLAFPTWLAKRDVTVVDPPGDGSLFAYIDGTPVALAHAQMGGAKAIAGWAKNDVDQDGIPNALDILIGAKKTALNGAKYQGGYKGLDYPGGDVPRTEGVCTDMVIRAVRNAGIDLQKELHEDIEASPKSYPMVEKPDPNIDQRRVKTILPYFERHWQKLGTDPKADALAKDGAMWAPGDVVFMNTMRDERPDHVGIISDTLGKSGLPLVINNWSDGYHTQAMDLLKFVPVTHRFRVPSQKLEALGGLDEALKDYKISLPQKHKQVILVQTGSASSSRGTLRRFRRTEDGWQQVGELVDVRLGAAGLGEGRGLYDFDAGDLEAKKEGDKRSPAGVFGLGTAFGTVEKPYEGDWPWRSVDARDRWVDDPTSPHYNTWQRVGADGKEGDWKSAEKLAMYRLGLVVEHNTKDVKKGAGSAIFLHTFAVGEGATLGCTSTKQAALVELLGWLDLKDEPMLVQVAL is encoded by the coding sequence ATGAGTTACTCGTCGCACTACAGCTTGTCCCTCTTGCTGCTCGCAGCCATCGCACTGCTCGCCTGCGACGAAGTTCGCTCCGAGCCCACCCTTGGAGGCAGCGCTTCCAGCGCTGGTACCAAAGCCTCCGAACAGACTTCGCCGGCCAGCACCGACCTCGGAGGCAGCAATTCCCGCGCTGATAACAAACCGGCCCCCAAAGCGCCCCTACGCCCCGCCGAGGCCGACAAGGGCGTCTTCTCCGAGCTCGACCCGAAGGTACAGCTCGCCTTCCCAACCTGGCTGGCCAAGCGCGACGTCACCGTCGTCGATCCGCCCGGCGACGGCTCGCTGTTCGCCTACATCGACGGCACCCCCGTCGCCCTCGCCCACGCCCAGATGGGCGGAGCCAAGGCGATCGCCGGCTGGGCCAAAAACGACGTCGACCAAGACGGCATCCCCAACGCGCTCGACATCCTCATCGGCGCCAAGAAGACCGCGCTCAACGGAGCCAAATACCAGGGCGGCTACAAGGGCCTCGACTACCCCGGCGGCGACGTCCCGCGCACCGAAGGCGTCTGCACCGACATGGTCATCCGCGCGGTGCGTAATGCCGGCATCGACCTGCAAAAAGAGCTGCACGAGGACATCGAGGCGAGCCCAAAGTCCTACCCGATGGTCGAGAAGCCCGACCCGAATATCGACCAGCGCCGGGTCAAGACGATCTTGCCCTACTTCGAGCGTCATTGGCAGAAGCTGGGTACGGATCCCAAGGCCGACGCACTCGCCAAAGACGGCGCGATGTGGGCGCCTGGCGACGTCGTCTTCATGAACACCATGCGCGACGAGCGCCCGGATCACGTCGGCATCATCAGCGACACGCTCGGCAAGTCGGGCCTGCCGCTGGTCATCAACAATTGGTCCGACGGGTATCACACCCAGGCGATGGATTTGCTGAAGTTTGTGCCGGTGACCCACCGGTTTCGAGTGCCGTCGCAGAAACTAGAGGCGCTCGGTGGGCTCGACGAGGCGCTGAAAGACTACAAGATCTCGCTGCCCCAAAAGCACAAGCAGGTCATCCTGGTCCAAACGGGTTCGGCGTCGAGCTCACGCGGCACGCTGCGTCGATTTCGGCGTACGGAAGATGGCTGGCAGCAAGTCGGCGAGCTGGTAGACGTGCGCCTGGGCGCGGCGGGACTGGGCGAGGGACGCGGGTTGTACGACTTCGATGCCGGCGATCTCGAAGCCAAAAAGGAGGGCGACAAGCGCTCCCCGGCCGGCGTCTTCGGGCTGGGCACAGCCTTCGGCACGGTCGAAAAGCCTTACGAGGGCGACTGGCCCTGGCGCAGCGTCGACGCCCGCGACCGCTGGGTCGACGACCCGACTTCGCCCCACTACAACACCTGGCAGCGGGTGGGCGCGGACGGAAAGGAGGGAGACTGGAAGTCGGCCGAAAAACTCGCCATGTACCGACTGGGGCTGGTCGTCGAGCACAACACCAAGGACGTCAAAAAGGGCGCAGGCAGCGCCATCTTCCTGCACACTTTTGCCGTCGGCGAGGGCGCCACGCTCGGCTGCACGTCCACCAAGCAAGCCGCGCTGGTCGAGCTTCTGGGTTGGCTCGACCTGAAGGATGAGCCGATGTTGGTGCAGGTAGCTTTGTAG